A region of the Apium graveolens cultivar Ventura chromosome 6, ASM990537v1, whole genome shotgun sequence genome:
CAAAACAGTAATCAACAAATTTTGATCAGTTGTAAAATGTAATAAGGCTTAATCTTGGAATCCAACATGTTAGACGTCAGTATAGGCATGGTATAATTTAATTTCAACAAATAAGCATTTCATAATATGATATACCTCAAAAATTTTGTCTTGCAGTAGTTCATCTTTACAACTGAAATACCGTGACTGATCATCCCTTGACATATTACTCATACTAGTATGATAGCAACCTGTTTTAATCTCTTCCCTAACACGATAGTAAAGCTCTAATGTATATAGTTTAGATGCATCCTTCTCAATAGCCATTGATGTGTCTGTTAGTGGAATTTTTTCGGATCTCTTTTCATCATCTGCCTGCCGAAGACGTTGCTTGTCCATAGCACTCTCAAAGCTCGAATAAAATTCCACTAATGTGTCACCACTGTCATGAAAGTATTGGAAAAAGAAATTTGAACTTTCAGACCTTGAAGTAGTTCTTAGTAATCCAGCCATGTCAATATCAGAAAAATATGCAGGAATCCATTCACTGCGTATATTGAATAAACTAGTCAGCCAAACATTGGTCTCTAATTTATATTCCTTAATGACTTCATGCCAACATTCCTCAAACTCTTCTTTCGTAAGATGGTCTGAGTAAACTGCAGACTTCAATTTCTCCACAAATTTCTTGTTTGAAGAAAGAGTAGGTCCAACCTTAAGAAATGGacataaaaagaaaataattagaaCGTGTTTTAAATATTGAAAACATGAACTCAAAATGGACATTCTACAATACCTTTGTTGGTAACTTGTTCATAATATGCCACATGCAAAGCCGGTGCTTTGCTTTTTTCCACCACTTATCTAAAGCTTTTTTATGGCGGGACATTGATCAGTTATGACACAAGGGGGTACACGTCCCCTTGCCTTTTTGAATGTTAGCAAAAGccatttaaaatttttataattttcctTCGCTAACAAGCCAGCTGCAAATGTTACATTCTTCCAATGGTTGTCAACACTAGTAAATGGTATAAAAACCATATTGTATCTGAGATAAAAATACAAGAAAACATGAGGTACCAAAAATCATGTATTGTTCAaactaaattaattaaataattttgttctTACTCTTATATGACATTCTGCAAGCTAAATCTAGTTTTCTCTATGTAGAAAACAGACAAGAAACAAAAGAATATGCAACCTAAGTAATGTAATGTAAACCAAAAACATTTAAGTGACAACACCTAAACCCTCAACCATATGAACACAACAATATGAGACTAGATACAAACTAGGAACTAAGAAGAAAAATAATGTACTACAACTTTAAATCTCAGAATAAACATATAATATAAGGCATCATCTATAGTTCAAAGAGTGGTATTTATGTTCTTCTTTTACATTAGGTTTTCCAACTGTTAAAAGAAGCAAAATATCGTATTACAAACAACCGGTTTAACTTTAATGTGATAAAAATTTGTACACATCTACATAGGGGATAActcaaaataataaataataccTGTTAGTCCGAAAAGTGGGGTCAAACGAAACTATATCGCCAAATACGTCGAAGTTTGCTTGGCCAATAACATCTGTCCAAAAAAGCCCTGTCAAGTGACCCTTTCGATCAAACTTGTAGTCATAGTAGAATGTATTGTTAGATGTCTCCTTCTTCATCTTGAATTTCCCCAAAATCATATCAGCATCATGATCTCCAATACGAAGTTTTACATCCCTCGAAAATTTTTTAAAATCAGAAACAATTGCACCTACTTCTTCGTATGATCCGTACATTTCCTTGGCCAAAGCATAAGATTTTGTTGCACCAATATTTGCTCTTGAACAATTCATAATAAGATTCTGATTTTCAAGTGATAAATTCCTATTACATCTTAAAAACATTCTGGCGGCTCCTGTTGCTGTTGGGTGATTATGTTCTTCAATAAAATTCATTATCACATACCCTCTAGGTCCTGTAGGTCTCAAAATGATCACTGCTCTACAGTTGCATCTCCGGGAGGTTGTTTTCCGTATCTGTTTTCCATCAACACCAATCTCATCCAACATCTTGGATTTGTTTTGATATGGAGAGCCACCCCTGTTACATTGAATATATTTAGCCTTGAACTCTCCTTTGGTATTTGTTTTGTAGACTTACGAACATCAAACCCACATATCCTGCCATCTTTAAAATAAAAGTCATATGCATCTTCCAACATTGGGAAACATTGACCTGTCTGTGGTTTATCCTTGTCTTCGCAATTTGGTATATAGTACTTACTTCCATACGCATCAACATACATTTTATACTCTGATTCATCTTCAATATTTATGTCATCCATCTcgtcatcagattctgagattTCATCTTCTGATTCTCCACTAGGTTGCTCAGAGTCCGAGCTCTCAAAATGGGGAGAGCATCCTGAGCCTACAAATGGACCAAATATTTTTAAAGCATGACCAAATTCACTTTTATTACTTACAATCACCGACTAATTTTAAGTTAAGACTGTTGAACTTGATCTACAAATGCAGAATTTAAAATTAAGTTATAACACAGAATATGTGATTGTTAACTATACGTCTGTAAAAAATATTCCGCAGAAATCACTACTGCAAAATACCAATGCAGAACATCATTTTACTTAAATCATCCTAAACTAAAATAACAAAATGAACATGAAACCATGAACCATGATAACATCGGAACCGCTCGAAAATAAACATTAAAACCTCTCAAATGAAAGAATATTCAAATGGATTTATGATACCTGAAGGTCTTCGGTCGTTTCCTTACTAATAGACATAATCGTGAATCTTCCAAACCTTAACAAGAGTTGTCAAATGAAAATCTCTATATAGCCCTACTCCACAAAATGAAGGATGCTATTGTATGTAATTAAACCGAGTAGAACAAGAATAAACCAATCTGATAAAAAAATGCAATCCTAAAATCCCGTTGAAGAGAAATATGTGATGCAGTTAGTTTTTGATGACCTTAAAAAAACTGATATATACACACGTCTACAATTGCTACATATACTCCTgcaatttaaaaaaaaatgaaaagacATGTACCGTTAGATTATATTTAGATGAATGGTGAGGATGAGAGTCTCCAAGTCTCCAAAATAAATGGGTCTCCATAGAACcttaatctatatatatatatatatatatatatatatatatatatgagttttGGTCCACAACCTCGGGTGGTTGTAGTAACCATCGGGTGCCCCACATTGTTTAATTGCAACAGACCTCCAGTAATGAGAGATTGAGGGAGGTACCTACCACAATAAAATAATGctgcatgattcttgtttttatttaatttttaaaataacaaaaaattatattttaatgaattaattttTTTTCGATAATAACGGAGTTAGAAAATATATAATTAACTTTAACAATCATTTGTTAtatattttctaattttattaCTACTTCCCATTTATTATCAATGTATAATgagttaaaaatttaaaaataaattagatatataatcggaaaaataattaaaatattagttttaatgaaaaaaataaaaaacctaAGATAGTAACTGAAATGTATGAATGGAGTATTGCAAGTATGATTGTTTATTGATCGAAAAGTGTCGTCTTCTCTAAATTTTTTTTGAGTAAATTCTAATCAaactattttaatttaaattttaaatatataaaaattatgtaTAATAACACATTTGTACTCCTTAATGAAgttattatgaattaaatatttttataaacaatttttaatttaaaaaaataaataatgacaaaataataaaaaaaatcccTAGCCGCAATGCAACAATGTTGTAGGTGCCAGAGagtatttttttatttgttacgaaaaaatgtttagcattccggggctgagttgttttatatttttttatagatAACGAAAAATCgaaaaaatttcattttttttagtttttcacattttcaatttttagcattatattcgtttactataaattaaaaattgataaattaaattggacaagtacaagaaaaataaaaaaaaacataaaactcacaatattaaaaagaacataaaactcataatattcccttataataaaaattcgaaaatactatttcgaacaaataattaaaaaatacattttcactcaaaaattttaaattcaatattaaatttaaatattttagtttaaaatattaattcaaatatatcaaaatataagttcgaaaaaatatttaaaaattcatttttaacaaaaaaaaaataaattagaaaaaataaagcgGACAAGAACCATTACATTTAAAACAACGTCCTCTAGCATTGTTTCTCTGCActagccgcaatgaaacaatgttgtaggtggtagagggtattttttttatttgttataaaAAAATGTTTAGTATTCCAgggctgagttgttttatatttttttatagctaatgaaaaatcaataaaatttcattttttttagttttccacattttcaatttttagcattaaattctttactataaattaaaaattgataaattaaattggataagtacatgaaaaataaaaaaaacataaaactcacaatattaaaaaaaatataaaactcataatattcccttataataaaaattcgaaaatactatttcgaacaaataattaaaaaatacatttttactcaaaaattttaaattcaatattaaatttaaatattttagtttaaaatattaattcaaaaatatcaaaatataagttcgaaaaaatatttaaaaattcatttttaacaaaaaaataaattcgaaaaAATAAAGCGGGGAAgaaccgttacatttaaaacatCGTCATGTTTCATTACACTAGCCGTAATGAAACAATGATGTAGGTGGCAGAgagtattttttttatttattacgaaaaaatgtttagcattccgggggattagttgttttatatttttttatagctaatgaaaaatcgataaaatttcattttttttagttttccacattttcaatttttagctttatattcgtttactataaattaaaaattgataaattaaattggacaagtacaagaaaaataaaaaaaacataaaactcacaatattaaaaaaaacataaaactcagaatattcccttataataaaaattcgaaaatactatttcgaacaaataattaaaaaatacatttttacttaaaaattttaaattcaatattaaatttaaatatttttgtttaaaatattaattcaaaaatatcaaaatataagtttgaaaaaatatttaaaaattcatttttaacaaaaaaataaattagaaaaaataaaacGGGCAAGAACGGTTACATTTAAAACAGCGTCCTCCAacaatgtttcattgcactagccgcaatgaaacaatgttgTAGGTGGCAGATggtatttttttatttgttacgaaaaaatgtttagcattccggggctgagttgttttatatttttttatagctaacgaaaaatcgataaaatttcatttttttagttttccacattttcaatttttagtaTTATATTCATTTACTATAAataaaaaattgataaattaaattggtacaagaaaaatagaaaaaacaaaaaactcacaatattaaaaagacataaaactcacaatattccgttagaataaaaattcgaaaatactatttcaaacaaataattaaaaaaatactttttcactcaaaaattttaaattcaatattaaatttaaatattttagtttaaaatattaatgcaaaaatatcaaaatataagttcgaaaaaatatttaaaaaataattttttaacaaaagaaataaattagaaaaaataaagcgGGCAAAAGTGTCCTCCAACAATGTTTCATAACCGTGTTAACGGTGGACAccagcaatgtttcattgcactagcTGCAATGAAACAGGGCTGCGACAATGCCTTAATGTGGAAGGgcaccctatatatatatatatatagtgagTTAAAATTCTATGATGTCCAGTATTTCATTGGAGTTTTTGGAGTCCACATTTTTGTGCAGGTTAAATAtatcttaaaatattataaaaaatattatttttcaaatgATGTTCTACAAATATCACTATTTATTAAAAATCTTGTAGATAACATACATTTTACAAGATATTTataagatattttatttgcagaattAGATGAACTCTAAAACTCCAATATAAAGGTGGACTCCATATAATTTTactatatacatacatatatatatacatacacacacgtatatatatatataagttaaGTTATATGAATTccttgtttttttgttttttgtaGATCCTGGAGTCAATGTATTGCAATTAGTATAATAGATAAAAATTTTGCAGAACATATTATTTTACGAATGATCTTGCATAAAcattattttgcaaaacatgtacATTTTACTAGTATAAAATTGCAAACTATATTACAAAAACATAAATAATGATCATTTAGGTAATTAGAGTTATTGTACTGATCACATCCCAAAATTTTAGAGTTGCAAATAAAGTTTTCTAAGGAAGTTGCTTTTACATTTGAAATGCAATAAACAACGGGGAGTTGACATTATAAGAACTTTTAATATTCCTATAATATAATATTCTCGATTGTGACCATGTTATCAATAATAATATTTCATATTTTTAAGTTTTAATCATTATTAATCATttcaatttaatataaaatattactCCCTCGTTCCCATTCACTTCTTTACACTATGTCTCTCAAATCTTTATATTTCAAAGTTTTTCAAAATTAGTAAGGTTTTAAAATATTAGAATATAAATCCTCTATTCTACTTCATTATACTCGATTTATACATTAAACATTACATTTATAAATATTATTGGCTCACCTGTGCCCAATTTCAATGTAAATAATTGGAGGGGAGAATTAGGTGGGAAGAGGGTATATATGTTTAGACAACATAAGTGAAGGGAGATGTGTTAcatatttttatttgaaatagATGGGATAAATCCCAAGATTGTTATTTCATAGCATTTGATATAGCTCTCAAATATTTAGATTTTACTGCATTAATTCTATTTTAGATGGTAAGCCAAAAAACAAAAGTTGTTAGACGCACAACGGTTAAGTACATTGAAACGGGTGTATAGATATGAGCTAGGAAGAAATTATCAAGAAACTCCTATTGTTGGTTGTTTCCTCTTGATTACAAAATTGAATGAAAAAAATAGAAGTTAATGTAGTCCCCTTCTTAACTAAAACTTAATGGTGATTACAAAATTGAATGAAAAAAATAGAAGTTAATGTAGTCCCCTTCTTAACTAAAACTTAATGGTGAAGACTTCGCGGATATCATCTCCATCTCCATTTTCCCTTTTCTGATCCCAAAACATTTTTAAACTTATTTTCAAGTTCGACAAACCTTTCCATCTCTGCACCCCCATCCTCTCTCCTCACAAATCTCTAACATGCCGTCAAAAAATTTCTTGCAATGGACTCACAAAAATAACTAGCTCCCCTTTGTTTGGCATAAAAAATCTGTTGGATACGAAGATCAATAAGCCTCTCACTCAAAACTATCTAGGTCGGGAAGCGATGCCACAAAATCGCTTATCAAGGAGAAAGCTGATGAATCTTCATTCATTTCATCCTGAAAAAACTAAAATTGAGGATGTTCTTGTTGAGAAATATCATAAAGTTTGTCTTACCAATGTTTATTTCCATCAACTGAATTATTTGgttttgaaatttgaaaatgaTCAATCTGCTTCCAAAGCCATTGATTGCAGTCCTCTGTACATTGATGGTCAGAGAATTAATATGCACAAATGGAGTGAACATTTTCAAAACTGTTTATCCTTtgtaataaataaaatatttggaTTGAGATCTTCAATATTCCTTTCAGCTATTGGTCTGTTGAAGGGTTGTGCTATATATGTAGTGTTATAGGTAGGCCCGTAGCATTTCATAGACAAACTCTTATGATTGCTAAGAATAAGTCCCATTCTGATAAAGCTCTAGTCTGTGTAGAGATTGATGAGGGTGCATCCCGACCTTCTGTTCACTATGCCAATAATGGCTTTTTGCAACATTTCAAATAAGTTGGAAGAGGCCCAAAAAATGTTGAAGCTGATTGAAATTTTTTAACAACAATACTTTTTTTATGTTAGTATTTTCAATGTTGCCTTATAGTTTAAAGGTAAAATTTCCTAATCTAAGGCAACACCACAGATTATGTTACCAAAAAACTATTTTTTGCCAAAAAAAGTGGAACGCACATGAGAGGTGGACTGACACGTGGACCGATATGTGTACTGACATGGGGACTGTCATGTGGGATCCATTGAAATATGGGGCCCACTTACTGGTGCACTGACAGGTGGGGCACACTAAGAGGTAGGCCCCACATGTGGGGCTTATTGTGGGACCCACTTGTGGGATCAATTACTATGTGGCAAGATAACTTTGTTCTCTTATCCAACACTTTAGAAGAGTAGTGACAACActtttttgtttaaaaaaatgCACAATTTATAATATTGTCATCCAGTACAACAACCAAATCAATATATAACCAGATCATTATaaaatccaaatcagtacaacCAGATCAATATATAAAATCCAAGATAACTTATTTTTTCATTTCTACCATACATTATTATAGTACATAATAATCCTCACAAACTACAAGAGTATCTTTTGATTCAACCAACTAGTTGCGGAATGCCATTGCACTCCCTTTAATGCCATACCTTGTATCCAGATTTTCATATTGGACTTGCAAAATCTGTAAATAGATTAGGACACTATAAGTGTTGCTTTCATAATAAAAATGTGTGTTGTAGAACAATCACACAACGTTCATAAATATATCAAATATATCTTGGATATGCTTCAACATTGAAGTAACCGCAGAAAAAAGGCATTTTTGTTATCACAATACTTGCACTAACAGAAAACtacaaataattataaattaaatctTGGAGATCATTTTATACCGATATTACGCCCCAAGTTTgttaattaaaaattataataaattattaatgTATAATAAAACAAACTCGTACATGGACACCACAAATATATCATTACTTAATAAAGTTCTTGTTCAACAAAATTATACCATTTTGAATAGGTGCAATTACAATATATGCGCAAATGTAGAATTTAGTCAAATTACACTTTGGTTAGTACGTAGATAATTTAGGGAACTTTATAAGCTACCAACACTTGTCAAAAACCTTTAAGAAATGTGATTATAAAAAATACATACCATCTTGATATTATGTCAACTATCAGCCAGTTTTCAATAAGAATCTACTCTTCTTCCAAAATGGATCTTTCGAATCCTAAATTAAAGCAATGATATTTTGTAGCTGCAAATAGAAGAACCCTACAATAGTCAATAGACTACTCATAACAATAAAAAGAATATCTTTACACAAAACAAGACAGTTGATTTTATCATCCAAAATATCAAATAAGATACTAATCACTTATCTATGCAGGagttaaaaaattaaaaagacagaggctttgtaaattctgataaagACTTACATTTATCTAAAAAATTATGACTTGTTTTAGACAAGTTTTGGTCAACATCTGATCAAATTAAAGGATTTTAATATTTGGCGCAAATTACATGATCCAAGCTAGTCCCAGAACCTATATATGTATAAAATATTACTATGGTCAGACCTAAGCTACATACATCACATCCGTATCTAAAACTTAGAACATTATAAAGGGTAAGAATGATATGGCCTTTTTCCTCCATAAAAAATAACTCACTGGTTCCATGAGATTCATCATTTCTTGGTTTTAATCGATTGATAAATATGCAATATGAAAATACGAAAGGCGGGGTAATATAAATTATAGGTGGGGTAATATAACTTATAGCCTGGGTAAGATGTTACGAGCGTGACGGACGAGTTTATAGAGCTCAATAGTAGAGCAAATGCGTTAAGTGTCTTCTCTGAAGAATATCTCGATCTTTCGGAGTTCATCAAATGCTCTCATATCTAAAATAAGAAAGGCAATTAGGAAAATTAATAGTAAAGAAGAAAGGGAGTTAGAAAAATTACCCCTTGCTCCCGAGTTTAGAAAAGAAAGGAAAGTAAGTGTAGGGTAAGTAAAGTAGTTTCACTTGCATCCATAATTGTGCTCCCGAGTTTTTAAAAGGAGCGAAAGCAAGTGTTAATGAATGCAAATCTAACAAAATTGCACTCCAAAATTTTCACTCCAAAAATGGGATGAAAGTACTTTACCTCCTTATCACTTACTTCTTTCCCTTAAAAATGCTCGGGAGTAAGGCCTAAAAGTAAATAGAGAGGGGGGAGAGGGGAGGAAGAGAGAACACATAGCTCGTATGTGTGGGAGAGTCTGGAAATACAAAGTTGGGAGAGCATCTGAGCTGAGTATTTGAGTGATCTTTGATATTATTGGAGTCCTGATTGGATccaattaaataaaaattaaatcatgGGAAAATCAGATCTAATTCACTAGAGTATGTAGAACTCTACATAAAACTAATTATTCAAGAAAATCAAGCTTTGTGAAGAGAGAAAGTGTGTGTTGTGTAAATTCAATAAGAGAGAGATCGCAAATGGAATTGTAATATGTGTGTTAGGATTTTGAGTGAAAATTGGGGGAGCGGGTAGGGTTTTGAAAGAGGAGGCCCCTTCATTTTTTCCCCTAAGTTATTGGGCGGTATATTTCCTGCTCACCAAATTCATGTACAACTGTTTATATTATAAAAATGTATTATTAATTTTGTAACACTtgtttgatttttattaaatatattaaatttaattttttatttttcataaattgTAAAACTTTTTATTAACTAAAGAATTAATTGTTTTCCCTATCACGTCACCAGTGTGGGATACACATGTGGGGACCCCCAGTGACACATCAGTACAATTTTAactatatttaataaaaattaaatatatttatttataatatgtCTTGACAACACTTTTTCAGGCTTCTActaacataattaaaatatatttaataggTTAGATTAATATTGTGCTATGGCAATATTTTCTATAGTAACATCACTTAATAATGTTGTATAAGGTC
Encoded here:
- the LOC141664782 gene encoding protein FAR1-RELATED SEQUENCE 5-like; translation: MNCSRANIGATKSYALAKEMYGSYEEVGAIVSDFKKFSRDVKLRIGDHDADMILGKFKMKKETSNNTFYYDYKFDRKGHLTGLFWTDVIGQANFDVFGDIVSFDPTFRTNRYNMVFIPFTSVDNHWKNVTFAAGLLAKENYKNFKWLLLTFKKVGPTLSSNKKFVEKLKSAVYSDHLTKEEFEECWHEVIKEYKLETNVWLTSLFNIRSEWIPAYFSDIDMAGLLRTTSRSESSNFFFQYFHDSGDTLVEFYSSFESAMDKQRLRQADDEKRSEKIPLTDTSMAIEKDASKLYTLELYYRVREEIKTGCYHTSMSNMSRDDQSRYFSCKDELLQDKIFEVSVRMSDNHVNCSCKFYSRKGYLCRHAFAALHQCCVKKIPDAFVKPRENDEKLDLVLSGVHEINTALTKDKEKTPLEAGSHRADKFIGPVPQSDINVLNPNISRNKGCGSRIKNAQEIATETAKGRTILKDFIEQVASHLENYKIDPKQIGPLEVGSETVIENSKSIKMFVTQAFEVLSFLIVLSFYRIVEIVNCDGVVLCRLGHYQAGYHWATAY